The sequence GCTCCAATGCCGTCAGGACTTTTAGGGCCAATTACTATTACACCATTAAAACAGCAAAACTAACTATTAACTAAGAATACAAAAAATGAAAAAATTATCTCTATTCTTCTCAATATGCTTTTTGTACACCTGTACAATAAGCGCGCAACAGCCATTTGATAAAAAATTAGTCTTGAAACAAATGATTTTGGCCAATGATTATTTCATGCAAAAATGGCCAGAAACAGGAAAAACAATTATCACAAATAAAGAACGTCCGAGCAACATTTGGACAAGAGGTGTTTATTATGAAGGATTAATGGCATTACACGAAATTTTTCCAAAAGAGGCTTATTATGATTATGCCTATTCATGGTCGGAATTTCACAAATGGGGATTCAACGGAGGCAATACCACGCGCAATGCCGATAATTACTGCGCTGCTCAAACTTATATTGATTTATACAATTTAGAGCCCGATGCAAAAAAACTAAAAAACACAAAAGCAAATATCAATATGCTTTTGAATACGCCTCAATTAGACGATTGGTCTTGGATTGATGCTATTCAAATGGGAATGCCTGTTTTTGCAAAAATGGGAGTTTTGGAAAAAGACAATCGCTATTTCGAAAAAATGTATGAAATGTACATGTACTCAAGAAATAAACACGGCGATAACGGACTTTTCAACGCAAAAGAAGGTTTGTGGTGGCGTGATGCTGATTTCGATCCGCCTTACAAAGAACCAAATGGAAAAAATTGCTACTGGA comes from Flavobacterium sp. KACC 22761 and encodes:
- a CDS encoding glycoside hydrolase family 88 protein codes for the protein MKKLSLFFSICFLYTCTISAQQPFDKKLVLKQMILANDYFMQKWPETGKTIITNKERPSNIWTRGVYYEGLMALHEIFPKEAYYDYAYSWSEFHKWGFNGGNTTRNADNYCAAQTYIDLYNLEPDAKKLKNTKANINMLLNTPQLDDWSWIDAIQMGMPVFAKMGVLEKDNRYFEKMYEMYMYSRNKHGDNGLFNAKEGLWWRDADFDPPYKEPNGKNCYWSRGNGWVIGALAKVLTIIPENAPHREQYVKDLKAMAAALVPIQRADGFWNVSLHDPTNFGEKETSGTALFIYGIAYGINSGILKKETYLPVVQKAWDAIIKESLHTNGALGFLQSTGKEPKDGQPLSYDKFPDFEDYGLGCFLLAGSEIYKMK